One Danio aesculapii chromosome 11, fDanAes4.1, whole genome shotgun sequence genomic region harbors:
- the plaat1 gene encoding phospholipase A and acyltransferase 1: MDNQQRGTDNMASGETDHLQCVEEPQPGDLIEIFRPAYQHWALYLGDGYIINLTPVDEGQATAVSSVKSVFSRKAVVRMQLLKEVVGGDSYRINNKYDDDHTPLPVSEIIQRAQMLIGQEVSYDLLGSNCEHFVTLLRYGEGVSEQASRAIGAISLVTAAASAFSVLGLINTRSRNRPF, from the exons atggcGTCAGGTGAAACTGATCATCTTCAGTGTGTGGAGGAGCCTCAGCCAGGAGACCTCATCGAGATCTTCAGACCGGCTTATCAGCACTGGGCTCTGTATCTGGGAGACGGATACATCATCAACCTCACGCCCGTcg atgaaGGTCAGGCCACTGCTGTGTCCAGTGTGAAGTCGGTGTTCAGCCGTAAAGCTGTGGTCCGCATGCAGCTCTTGAAGGAGGTGGTGGGTGGAGATTCATACAGGATCAATAATAAATATGATGACGATCACACGCCGCTGCCCGTCTCGGAGATCATCCAGCGGGCGCAGATGCTCATCGGGCAGGAGGTGTCGTATGACCTGCTGGGCAGCAACTGTGAGCACTTCGTCACTCTGCTGCGATACGGTGAAGGAGTGTCCGAACAG gcgtCAAGGGCTATCGGTGCCATCAGTCTGGTGACGGCTGCCGCAAGTGCTTTCTCAGTGCTGGGTCTCATCAATACCCGATCCAGAAACAGACCCTTCTAA